The Brevibacillus choshinensis genome includes the window TCTTGAGCTTTTTTACAGGTGACGAACAAAGGGATCAGATGGTCGGGAGGATCTTGACCGGATATTTTACGACCATGGAAAATTACATGACAGATTTGCAGCAAAAAGGCTACATCCGGGCTGATGCCGAGATTCGGACGTTAGCGTCGGCTCTGTTTGGCATGATTGGTTTCACAGTATTGCGCAAGCAGTTTCGCAAAGAACCGCTTCAGAGTGAAGCAGGTCGACTGACGCTGCGCAACATGCTAGCGGGTATTTTACAGAAGTAATCAGGAGAAAAGAAAAATCAACATCTACAAAAAGAGGGGAAAACCAGATGAACAAACGTGCATGGATCGGGGTGGCTGGCTTTGTTGCCGGCATTGCAGTATTGGGGACCGTACTATTTGGACCGGGGGTCGGAAATGTATCGGGCCAACGAGCGGATAAACTAGCAGGCGTGATCGAGGGAACAGAAGTCGATCTGTCTTTTAAGATGGGGGGCTCCATCGAGCAGGTCACGCTGGCTGAAGGCGATGAAGTCAAAGCTGGTCAATTGGTTGCGACGCTGAACAGTGAAGAGCTCCTGGCGAAAAAGGAACAGGCTGAAGCGGCATATCATCTGGCGCAAGTCAAGCTGGAGCAGGCGAAGAAAGGCGTTTCTCTGACAGACAGCACGAGTGGAGCGCAAGTCGATCAAGCACAGGCAGTCGTCAGCTCAGCTCAAGCGCAATTGGCAGCAAATAAGAACGGAGCGCGCGCGGAAGAAATCTCGCAGTTGAAAGCAAAGGTCCAGGCAACAGAAACTGCCAAACAGATCGCAGCTACCAATCTAGAACGGATGAAAAAGCTTTTAGCAGAAGGGGCTGTTCCACAAGTAAAAGTCGAAGAAGCACAGATGCAGCATCAGCAAGCGACTGCAGAGAACAAAGCGGCCGTAGAGCAACTGAAAATGGCCCAATCGGGTGCGAGAAGTGAACAAGTAGACGCAGCACAGGCACAGCTGGATCAGGCAAAGGCTGCTTATCAACAGGCCGTATCGGCTCGAGGTCAGGTAGGTCTGAAAGAGCTTGACGTGAAATCAGCTGAAGCGGGCGTACAACAGGCAAAAGGGGCCTTGGCTGAAATCGAAGCATACCTGAACAATGCAAAGCTGACTGCTCCTGTCGATGGGATCGTGAAGTCGGTCGCTGTCCAAAAAGGTGAGCTGGTTGCCCAGGGCTTTACCGTATTGACCATCCAGTCGAAGGTGGATAACTACGTGAAGTTTTATGTCAATGAATACGCGCTTTCTGCAGTAAAAGCAGTAGACGCAGTCAAATTGTATGTACCTGCCTTGAAACGCGATGTAGAGGCAAAAGTAGTTACCGTAGCTCCAGCAGCAGACTTTGCTGTGAAAAAGGCAACACAAGAATTGGGTGACCGCGACATCCGCTCGTTCCAGGTAAAAATGCTCGTAACAGATACTGAATTGCGTCCGGGTCTGACCGTAGAGTGGAATGTCGAAGGGGCTGGTAACGGTGAGTAATTTCTCCCGGCTCTTTTGGACCGAGTGGCAAAATCTTTTTACCAATAAAACAATTCGCAATATCGTCTTCATCGTTCCACTGATGTATTTGACCCTCTTCGGTTTTCTGTACAGCGAGAAAAAAGTGATGCACATCCCTACCGTAATGGTGGATGCTGACCAGACAGAATTAAGTCGCGAGCTATATCGGGCGTTTGAGGTTGATCAGACGTTTCGCATTGGTTCCATTGTCGGTACAGAAGAAGAGGCAATGAACCTCATCGATCAGGGTAAAGCCAACGTCGCACTGATCATACCATCAAATCTCGAAAAGAACGTGAAGGCAGGACGGGAGGCAGAAGTGCTGACCGTCATTGATGGCAGTAATATGATGATCTCCAACACGGCCGTACGTGCAGCCAGTACAGTAGTCAAAACGGTCTCAGCAGGGGCTACGCTTAAAAAGCTGGAAGCGCACGGAGGCTGGGGAGAGGAAGGGAAAAATCTCTACACCGGCATCGATTATCGCTATCGGGTTTTGTACAATCCGACGTTTAGCTACATGTCTTTTATGGTATTTGGCTTAGCGGGAACCGTCCTGCAGCAAGTCCTGTTCCTGGGGATTGCCATCTCGGTCACTCAGCAGAAAGAAGCGGGAACCTGGCGCGATACCATGGCAAACAACAGCTTTTGGGCGATTACCGCTAGCAAGATACTCCCATACTTTTTAGCCGGAACGCTCAATATGTTCATTGGATTCACGTTGCTCCTAAAAGTGTTTGGAATCCCGTATTACGGCAGCACGATGAATCTCATGCTCATCGCGAGTGCGTTCAACTTGGCGGTTTTGTCGATCGGTTATGCGATCTCATTTTTCTCCAAAGACCAGCTGCAGGCGACACAGACAGCGATGCTGATCGCGGTTCCTTCCTTTATGCTGTCGGGCTTCACCTGGCCTTTCATGTCCATGCCGACTGTGGTCGCGGCCATCGGAAAATCTTTGCCGCTTACGTATTTTTTGCATGGTGTGAGAGAAATTTTAACCAAGGGACACGGCCTGTCGGCGGTTACCTCCGATCTCCTCATTTTGTGCTTCATGACGGTGTTGGGCCTGTTCGCAGCGTACGTCATTTACTTGCTACAGACGAGGAAAAAAGTGGAAAGAGTAAGCGAATCCGCGACTGCGTAGGGA containing:
- a CDS encoding HlyD family secretion protein — translated: MNKRAWIGVAGFVAGIAVLGTVLFGPGVGNVSGQRADKLAGVIEGTEVDLSFKMGGSIEQVTLAEGDEVKAGQLVATLNSEELLAKKEQAEAAYHLAQVKLEQAKKGVSLTDSTSGAQVDQAQAVVSSAQAQLAANKNGARAEEISQLKAKVQATETAKQIAATNLERMKKLLAEGAVPQVKVEEAQMQHQQATAENKAAVEQLKMAQSGARSEQVDAAQAQLDQAKAAYQQAVSARGQVGLKELDVKSAEAGVQQAKGALAEIEAYLNNAKLTAPVDGIVKSVAVQKGELVAQGFTVLTIQSKVDNYVKFYVNEYALSAVKAVDAVKLYVPALKRDVEAKVVTVAPAADFAVKKATQELGDRDIRSFQVKMLVTDTELRPGLTVEWNVEGAGNGE
- a CDS encoding ABC transporter permease, producing MSNFSRLFWTEWQNLFTNKTIRNIVFIVPLMYLTLFGFLYSEKKVMHIPTVMVDADQTELSRELYRAFEVDQTFRIGSIVGTEEEAMNLIDQGKANVALIIPSNLEKNVKAGREAEVLTVIDGSNMMISNTAVRAASTVVKTVSAGATLKKLEAHGGWGEEGKNLYTGIDYRYRVLYNPTFSYMSFMVFGLAGTVLQQVLFLGIAISVTQQKEAGTWRDTMANNSFWAITASKILPYFLAGTLNMFIGFTLLLKVFGIPYYGSTMNLMLIASAFNLAVLSIGYAISFFSKDQLQATQTAMLIAVPSFMLSGFTWPFMSMPTVVAAIGKSLPLTYFLHGVREILTKGHGLSAVTSDLLILCFMTVLGLFAAYVIYLLQTRKKVERVSESATA